The following proteins come from a genomic window of Metarhizium brunneum chromosome 2, complete sequence:
- the hxA gene encoding Xanthine dehydrogenase — MAPIAVSPEREPLPETLEALTAKFDDTLRFYLNGTKVVLDDIDPEITVLEYLRGIGLTGTKLGCGEGGCGACTIVVSQYNPTTKQIYHASVNACLAPLVSLDGKHVITIEGIGNTKRPHPTQERVAKGNGSQCGFCTPGIVMSLYALLRNNETPTEHDVEEAFDGNLCRCTGYRPILDVAQTFSVERSFPNGPPKLNGDAGCCRQNGNNNVQASDANGCCESDTNGALSENCATNNSTTNGTDKSSQINGGGCCMQNGGRPPSGRCCMQKKGLDDQPMKRFTPPGFIEYNPDTELIFPPALKKQELRPLAFGNKRKKWYRPTTLDQLLQIKRVHPQAKIIGGSSETQIEIKFKALQYPESVFVGDIAELRQYEFKDNHVEVGGNVTLTDLEGICEKAIKYYGHERGQVFEGILKQLKFFAGRQIRNVGTPAGNLVTASPISDLNPALWAADAVLVTKSATKETEIPVSQFFTGYRRTALASDAVIASIRIPVTAPKNEFYRSYKQAKRKDDDIAIVTGALRIKLDDHGIVSECNLIYGGMAATTVDAKTATAYMVGKKFAELETLEGVMNALGIDFDMQFSVPGGMASYRKALAFGFFYRFYHDALTILDGQSEHVDKEAIDEIERSLSKGTIDETSTAAYEREVTGKANPHLAALRQTTGEAQYTDDIPPMANELHGCWVLSTKAHARIRSIDYSKALDMPGVVDYIDRNDMPSAEANKFGPPNFDEVFFAEGEVHTAGQAIAMILATSANRAQEAARAVKIEYEELPAILTMEEAIEKESFHPVYREIKKGDTEGAFKDCDHVFTGTARMGGQEHFYLETNACLAVPKREDGEMELFASTQNANETQTFAARVCDVPANRINVRVKRLGGGFGGKESRSVVLSSAVALAAHKTGRPVRCMLTREEDMVTMGQRHPFLAYYKVGVNKDGKIQALDLDVYNNAGWTFDLSTAVVERSMSHSDGCYYIPNVYIRGRICRTNTVSNTAFRGFGGPQGMFIAETYMEEIADRLGMPVEKLREINFYEPHGITHFNQVIEDWHVPLMYKQVKEESDYDLRKVVVSKFNDEYKWRKRGLSIIPTKFGISFTALFLNQAGALVHIYHDGSVLVAHGGTEMGQGLHTKITMIVAQALQVPLETVFISETATNTVANASATAASASSDLNGYAAFNACTQLNERLAPYRAKLGDKATMKDIAHAAYMDRVNLSAQGFYKTPEIGYVWGENKGKMFFYFTQGVAAAEVEIDTLTGTWTCLRADIKMDVGQSINPAIDYGQIQGAFVQGMGLFTMEESLWLRDGPMAGNLFTRGPGAYKIPGFRDIPQEFNVTLLKDVEWKELRTIQRSRGVGEPPLFMGSAVFFAIRDALKSARKMAGVEATVGADHSEGLLRLQSPATPERIRLACEDEIMRKARVHAKEGEQSFFVVI, encoded by the exons ATGGCCCCCATTGCTGTCTCACCCGAGCGGGAGCCCCTGCCAGAGACTCTGGAGGCTCTGACGGCCAAGTTTGACGATACCTTGCGCTTCTATCTCAACGGAACCAAGGTCGTGCTGGACGATATTGATCCTGAAATCACCGTCTTGGAGTATCTTCGAGGTATCGGACTGACCGGCACCAAGCT CGGCTGTGGGGAAGGTGGCTGTGGTGCCTGCACAATCGTCGTCAGTCAATATAACCCTACCACGAAACAAATTTATCATGCTAGTGTAAATGCCTGTCTAGCACCGCTGGTCAGTCTAGACGGCAAGCATGTCATTACCATCGAAGGCATCGGCAACACAAAACGTCCACATCCCACACAGGAACGTGTGGCCAAGGGAAATGGAAGCCAATGCGGTTTCTGCACCCCTGGCATCGTAATGAGTTTGTATGCTCTTCTCAGAAACAATGAAACACCCACGGAACACGACGTGGAAGAGGCCTTTGACGGGAATTTGTGTCGATGTACTGGATACAGGCCTATTCTTGATGTCGCCCAGACATTCAGCGTCGAAAGGTCCTTCCCCAACGGCCCACCAAAGTTAAATGGAGATGCCGGCTGCTGCAGGCAGAATGGAAATAACAATGTGCAGGCCAGCGATGCTAATGGATGCTGCGAGAGTGATACCAATGGGGCTCTTTCGGAAAATTGTGCTACCAACAACAGTACGACCAATGGTACTGATAAATCATCTCAGATCAACGGCGGCGGGTGTTGCATGCAAAACGGTGGTCGACCACCCTCTGGCCGTTGCTGCATGCAAAAGAAGGGACTGGATGATCAGCCCATGAAGCGATTTACTCCTCCCGGCTTTATCGAATACAACCCTGACACAGAGCTCATTTTCCCTCCGGCACTGAAGAAACAAGAGCTTCGGCCCTTGGCTTTCGGAAATAAGCGAAAGAAGTGGTACCGACCAACTACCTTGgaccagcttctccagatCAAGAGAGTCCACCCCCAAGCCAAGATTATTGGCGGAAGTAGTGAAACTCAGATAGAAATCAAGTTCAAAGCTCTCCAATACCCAGAATCAGTTTTTGTCGGCGATATTGCTGAGCTTCGACAGTACGAGTTCAAAGACAATCACGTTGAGGTTGGAGGCAACGTCACTCTGACAGACCTGGAAGGCATTTGCGAAAAAGCGATCAAGTATTATGGCCATGAACGAGGTCAGGTATTCGAGGGCATCCTGAAGCAGCTCAAATTTTTCGCTGGACGACAGATCCGGAACGTTGGCACTCCAGCTGGTAATTTAGTCACCGCGTCACCCATTTCTGATCTGAACCCTGCTCTATGGGCTGCCGATGCCGTCCTGGTTACAAAGTCTGCTACCAAGGAAACAGAAATTCCCGTATCACAATTTTTTACAGGGTATCGCCGAACAGCTCTTGCCTCAgacgccgtcatcgcctccaTAAGAATTCCAGTGACCGCGCCCAAAAATGAGTTCTACCGATCTTACAAACAGGCTAAGCGAAAGGATGATGACATTGCCATAGTCACAGGAGCGCTGCGAATCAAGCTAGACGATCATGGCATTGTTAGTGAGTGTAACTTGATCTATGGTGGTATGGCTGCTACTACTGTTGATGCCAAGACGGCAACCGCCTACATGGTTGGCAAGAAGTTTGCCGAGCTAGAGACCCTCGAAGGAGTCATGAACGCCTTAGGTATCGACTTCGACATGCAATTCAGCGTTCCTGGAGGCATGGCATCTTACAGAAAAGCCCTCGCTTTTGGCTTCTTCTATCGCTTTTACCACGACGCTTTGACGATTCTTGATGGTCAGAGCGAGCATGTAGACAAGGAGGCCATTGATGAAATTGAACGATCGTTGTCAAAGGGAACAATCGACGAGACATCAACTGCCGCCTATGAGCGAGAAGTCACGGGCAAGGCCAATCCTCACCTGGCTGCACTCAGACAAACTACTGGCGAGGCACAGTACACGGATGATATACCCCCTATGGCGAACGAGCTTCACGGCTGCTGGGTGTTGTCTACCAAGGCACATGCTAGAATCCGGTCAATAGATTACTCCAAAGCTCTGGATATGCCTGGCGTGGTTGATTATATCGACAGAAATGATATGCCTTCGGCAGAGGCGAATAAATTTGGCCCACCCAACTTTGATGAAGTATTTTTCGCTGAAGGAGAGGTTCACACCGCAGGAcaggccattgccatgaTCCTGGCGACTTCAGCCAACAGAGCTCAGGAAGCTGCCAGAGCCGTGAAGATCGAATATGAGGAGTTGCCTGCTATCCTCACCATGGAGGAGGCTATTGAGAAGGAGAGTTTCCACCCGGTATACCGGGAAATAAAAAAGGGTGACACCGAAGGTGCCTTCAAGGACTGTGACCACGTCTTCACGGGCACTGCCCGCATGGGAGGCCAGGAGCATTTCTATCTTGAAACTAATGCCTGCCTGGCAGTTCCCAAGCGTGAGGATGGCGAGATGGAGCTCTTTGCCAGTACGCAAAATGCCAACGAAAC TCAAACCTTTGCGGCCCGAGTCTGTGATGTGCCGGCCAACAGAATCAATGTCAGAGTCAAGCGGCTTGGCGGGGGCTTTGGGGGTAAAGAATCTCGATCTGTTGTTCTCAGCTCTGCTGTTGCTCTGGCTGCCCACAAGACCGGAAGGCCTGTCCGCTGTATGCTTActcgagaagaagacatgGTGACCATGGGCCAGCGTCACCCATTCCTGGCCTACTACAAGGTCGGTGTCAACAAAGATGGCAAGATCCAAGCTCTAGATTTGGACGTTTACAACAACGCCGGCTGGACCTTCGACCTCAGCACCGCTGTCGTCGAGCGCTCCATGTCGCACTCGGACGGATGCTACTACATCCCCAATGTCTACATCCGCGGCCGCATCTGCAGGACAAATACCGTATCCAACACCGCCTTCCGGGGGTTTGGTGGCCCGCAGGGCATGTTCATCGCAGAAACGTATATGGAAGAAATCGCAGACCGTCTTGGCATGCCAGTAGAGAAGCTCCGAGAGATCAACTTCTACGAGCCCCATGGCATCACCCACTTCAACCAAGTCATTGAGGATTGGCACGTCCCTCTCATGTACAAGCAAGTAAAGGAGGAATCCGATTACGATCTCCGGAAAGTTGTCGTCTCTAAATTCAATGACGAGTACAAATGGCGCAAACGAGGCCTCTCCATCATCCCTACCAAATTCGGCATTTCCTTCACAGCGCTTTTCCTCAACCAAGCCGGCGCGCTCGTGCATATCTACCACGACGGCTCCGTGCTTGTCGCACACGGCGGCACAGAAATGGGCCAAGGTCTACACACAAAAATCACCATGATTGTCGCGCAAGCCCTCCAGGTACCTCTTGAGACGGTCTTCATCTCAGAGACTGCCACCAACACAGTCGCAAACGCCTCGGCCACAGCCGCATCGGCGTCATCCGACCTAAACGGCTATGCGGCCTTCAACGCCTGCACACAGCTCAACGAGCGACTGGCTCCGTACCGAGCTAAACTTGGCGACAAAGCTACCATGAAGGACATTGCCCACGCAGCATACATGGACCGCGTCAACCTCTCCGCCCAGGGCTTCTACAAAACCCCTGAGATCGGATACGTCTGGGGCGAAAACAAGGGAAAGATGTTCTTCTACTTCACACAAGGCGTCGCCGCGGCCGAAGTCGAAATTGACACGTTGACAGGAACATGGACATGTCTACGCGCCGATATTAAAATGGACGTGGGCCAGTCCATCAACCCGGCCATTGACTATGGTCAAATCCAAGGTGCCTTCGTGCAAGGGATGGGCCTCTTCACCATGGAAGAGTCTCTCTGGCTGAGAGATGGCCCCATGGCCGGCAACCTATTCACCAGAGGTCCTGGAGCTTACAAGATTCCTGGATTCAGGGATATCCCGCAGGAATTCAACGTCACTCTCCTCAAGGACGTGGAGTGGAAGGAGCTGCGTACCATTCAGCGAAGCAGAGGTGTGGGAGAACCGCCTCTATTTATGGGCAGCGCAGTATTCTTTGCCATCAGAGATGCCTTGAAGTCTgcgaggaagatggccgGCGTAGAAGCTACAGTTGGCGCAGACCATAGTGAGGGGTTGTTAAGACTGCAGAGTCCTGCGACACCGGAGAGGATCCGGTTGGCTTGTGAGGATGAGATTATGAGAAAAGCGAGAGTACATGCAAAGGAGGGGGAGCAGAGTTTTTTTGTTGTCATCTAG
- the AcuM gene encoding Zinc cluster transcription factor acuM produces MMDKETKTAERAKADKADKSDAKDRDKDQGTTTTNSKSPKKRRKERPCTRCIKRNIGHLCHDEPRDADAKKTKNGKTSAPVEESDTQSQAPSDVGRSSISSNMGPPTFDGMRQRSASGFSAGGVLGQGNAMPLVTPNAGSGLQGNGLNNSGTGNANQFSGISDAWLTAQNFNDMNSYNPNYMIAPHVTHEFNLLNDFLHNGLLDDNNLTGDETRQLTALGRLGQSDMLSGFGSGAGLSTGGSAPSTNLRGNLMPPPPSEGKGGRRSASSTADKTREYYLQAADPSGNDTAEDRMARVLRAKIDAGLLKPFNYINGYARLGKYLDGHIAPSSKQKILRTINQFRPKFREKAQGLTDMQLIIVEMWFEKQLMDYDRVFASMAVPACCWRRTGEIFRGNKEMAELINVPVDQLRDGKIALHEILTEDSMVRYWEEFGTIAFDPAHDTLLTACSLKNPSDASDHPVVKCCFSFTIRRDDHKLPALIVGNFLPHDPPPN; encoded by the exons atgatggacaAAGAAACCAAGACCGCTGAGCGCGCAAAGGCGGACAAAGCAGACAAGTCCGATGCAAAGGATCGTGACAAAGATCAGGGAACGACCACGACCAATTCCAAGAGCCCTAAGAAACGCCGCAAG GAGAGACCATGTACAAGGTGTATCAAGCGTAACATTGGCCACCTTTGCCATGACGAGCCCCGTGATGCGGAcgcgaagaagacgaaaaatGGCAAGACTTCAGCTCCCGTAGAGGAGTCTGACACCCAGTCACAAGCACCATCAGACGTGGGTCGTAGTTCGATATCAAGCAACATGGGCCCACCGACATTCGACGGCATGCGGCAGCGCTCTGCATCAGGATTCAGCGCTGGTGGTGTTCTCGGTCAAGGAAATGCAATGCCGTTGGTAACACCGAATGCCGGCTCAGGCTTACAAGGAAATGGCCTAAACAACAGCGGCACAGGCAATGCGAATCAAT TTTCCGGAATCTCGGATGCTTGGCTCACAGCACAGAATTTCAATGATATGAACTCCTACAACCCAAACTACATGATCGCTCCCCATGTTACACATGAATTCAACTTGCTCAACGACTTTCTCCACAACGGCTTGTTAGATGATAATAATCTGACTGGAGACGAGACTAGGCAACTTACGGCCCTTGGGCGATTAGGACAATCTGACATGCTGTCAGGCTTCGGAAGCGGTGCTGGCCTATCGACAGGCGGGTCAGCACCGTCCACCAACCTCCGAGGCAACTTAATGCCACCGCCACCAAGTGAGGGCAAAGGAGGCAGAAGGTCGGCCAGTTCGACTGCCGACAAGACACGGGAATATTATCTCCAGGCTGCCGATCCATCCGGAAACGACACCGCTGAAGACCGCATGGCCCGTGTTCTCCGCGCCAAGATCGATGCGGGGTTACTGAAACCGTTCAACTATATCAATGGGTATGCTCGTTTGGGTAAATACTTGGATGGTCATATAGCACCGTCTTCGAAACAGAAAATCCTGCGAACCATCAACCAATTCCGACCGAAGTTCAGAGAGAAGGCTCAGGGACTGACGGACATGCAACTCATTATCGTGGAGATGTGGTTCGAGAAACAATTGATGGACTATGATCGTGTATTCGCGTCCATGGCTGTTCCTGCCTGCTGTTGGAGGAGAACAGGAGAGATTTTCAGGGGCAATAAGGAGATGGCCGAGCTCATAAATGTTCCCGTAGATCAACTACGAGAT GGCAAAATTGCTTTGCATGAAATTCTGACTGAAGATTCTATGGTTAGATATTGGGAAGAGTTTGGCACAATTGCTTTCGACCCTGCCCATGATACGTTATTGACGGCCTGTTCATTAAAGAACCCTAGCGATGCGTCAGATCACCCCGTCGTGAAGTGTTGCTTCTCGTTCACGATTCGTCGTGATGACCATAAACT GCCCGCCTTGATCGTGGGCAACTTCTTGCCTCACGACCCCCCACCGAATTAA